Proteins from a single region of Thermomicrobiales bacterium:
- a CDS encoding Gfo/Idh/MocA family oxidoreductase, with the protein MVSANDRIGVAIFGAGNVSSGHLDAYLHSPRCEVVAIGSRTKAGAEAKAHEVGIDPSTIGIYDDLDALLSDPNLDALSITTPHSRHAADVIAAANAGKHCLVEKPIAMNLEELEAMDAAVTKASIRTVCGFVLRFNPATLATKALIEEGMLGEVLYVQTDYWHNPEQSGYPGSEDHLSKMDATAMLLGGCHALDLARYLMGSDIVEVSALGFHGAEDIVHLPGQTAIVRFANGKAGKVSAAVEQWMPYQFNVDVLGTDGGLRDNRFFSRKLPGVTGWIEFPTVLPNSGAVSHHPFQGEVDHFLDCILEGKESHVNVHDGVNTHRALFAIDRSCAEGGATIVV; encoded by the coding sequence GTGGTTTCGGCAAACGATCGGATTGGGGTGGCGATTTTCGGCGCTGGCAATGTCTCCAGCGGGCATCTCGACGCCTATCTGCACAGTCCGCGCTGTGAGGTGGTAGCTATTGGCAGCCGAACGAAGGCGGGGGCGGAGGCCAAGGCACACGAAGTCGGAATCGATCCGTCCACGATCGGTATCTACGACGATCTGGACGCGCTTCTGAGCGACCCAAACCTGGATGCGCTTTCGATCACCACACCCCACAGCCGGCATGCCGCCGATGTCATCGCTGCCGCCAACGCGGGCAAGCATTGCCTGGTCGAGAAGCCGATCGCAATGAACCTCGAGGAGCTCGAGGCAATGGACGCAGCCGTCACAAAGGCCAGCATTCGCACGGTCTGCGGGTTCGTGCTGCGCTTCAATCCGGCCACGTTGGCAACCAAAGCGCTGATCGAGGAGGGGATGCTGGGGGAGGTTCTCTATGTGCAGACCGACTACTGGCACAACCCCGAGCAAAGCGGGTATCCGGGATCGGAGGATCACCTGTCGAAGATGGACGCCACCGCCATGCTGCTTGGCGGGTGCCATGCGCTCGACCTGGCCCGCTACCTGATGGGGAGCGATATCGTCGAAGTCAGCGCGCTTGGCTTCCATGGTGCCGAGGACATCGTGCACTTGCCGGGGCAAACGGCTATCGTCCGCTTCGCCAACGGCAAAGCGGGCAAGGTTTCGGCTGCGGTCGAGCAATGGATGCCGTACCAGTTCAATGTCGATGTGCTCGGCACCGACGGCGGTTTGCGCGACAACCGCTTCTTCAGCCGCAAGCTTCCCGGTGTGACCGGCTGGATCGAGTTCCCGACCGTGCTGCCGAACAGCGGAGCGGTCAGCCATCATCCCTTCCAGGGGGAGGTCGACCATTTCCTCGATTGCATCCTCGAAGGCAAAGAGAGTCACGTAAACGTTCACGATGGGGTCAACACGCATCGGGCGTTGTTTGCGATCGATCGTTCGTGCGCCGAGGGCGGAGCGACGATTGTTGTTTGA
- a CDS encoding nuclear transport factor 2 family protein has translation MANQDALSVVEQFGDALNAKDIDAVMALMTDDCLFENTSPFPDGEVFRGQEAVRAFWTDLAKTPGMRFDAEEAIVAGDRVIVRWRYTWTNADGSEGHVRGVDLFKVRDGKVAEKLAYVKG, from the coding sequence ATGGCGAATCAGGACGCGCTTTCTGTTGTCGAGCAGTTCGGCGACGCGCTCAACGCGAAAGACATCGATGCGGTCATGGCGCTCATGACCGACGATTGCCTCTTCGAGAACACCTCCCCGTTTCCTGATGGGGAGGTGTTTCGCGGTCAGGAGGCGGTGCGCGCATTCTGGACCGACCTGGCGAAAACGCCAGGCATGCGCTTCGACGCCGAAGAAGCCATCGTTGCCGGCGACCGGGTGATCGTTCGCTGGCGCTATACCTGGACCAACGCCGACGGTTCCGAGGGGCATGTGCGAGGTGTCGACCTTTTCAAGGTGCGCGATGGCAAGGTTGCCGAGAAGCTTGCCTATGTGAAGGGGTAG
- a CDS encoding Gfo/Idh/MocA family oxidoreductase: protein MKMLGLIGCGDVAFRTYIPGILADAARATVVATFDPMLERAQAAAAKFPNATAYSEFEPFLNHAGLDAVFNLTPAPLHAEVTGTAFDHGLHVFSEKPIAATVAEGQALAKRAKDEGLVYLCAPATMATDRFQWIKRFLDEGRMGTPTVAVGQMANLGPANWRQYTGDPSVFYRKGVGPILDIGVYVLHGITGLFGPAKRVQSFAGITIPERTVLIPRLQGEKISVETPDVSMIQLDFGNNSYAQVLSSFAVPGSQAPAMEVHCSDASLTIWLEDWYNAAGPIDYFQRDPSPAGLAGWQKRVGPPSPIGHPNENLIWSGPRHFVSVLNGTQDPILTAEHAIHILEIILSSAESATSGKAIALNTSF from the coding sequence ATGAAGATGCTCGGACTCATCGGATGCGGGGATGTCGCGTTTCGCACCTACATCCCCGGGATTCTGGCCGACGCCGCCCGCGCCACCGTGGTGGCCACATTCGATCCCATGCTGGAGCGCGCGCAGGCAGCCGCGGCCAAGTTCCCGAACGCGACCGCATATTCCGAGTTCGAGCCGTTCCTGAATCACGCTGGACTCGACGCGGTGTTCAACCTGACGCCAGCGCCGCTGCATGCCGAGGTTACCGGCACCGCGTTCGATCATGGGCTGCATGTCTTTTCCGAAAAGCCGATTGCCGCGACGGTTGCCGAGGGGCAGGCGCTTGCCAAACGCGCGAAGGATGAGGGGCTGGTCTATCTCTGCGCGCCGGCCACGATGGCGACCGACCGGTTTCAATGGATCAAGCGCTTCCTGGACGAGGGGCGGATGGGCACACCGACGGTTGCCGTGGGGCAAATGGCCAATCTCGGTCCGGCCAACTGGCGGCAGTACACTGGCGATCCGTCCGTTTTCTATAGGAAAGGCGTCGGGCCGATTCTCGATATCGGTGTTTACGTGCTGCACGGCATTACCGGACTGTTCGGGCCCGCCAAGCGCGTGCAGAGTTTCGCTGGTATTACGATTCCAGAGCGGACCGTGCTCATCCCGCGGCTGCAGGGCGAGAAGATCAGCGTAGAAACACCGGATGTCTCCATGATCCAGCTCGACTTCGGCAACAACAGCTATGCGCAGGTCCTTTCCAGCTTTGCGGTACCCGGTTCACAGGCGCCGGCGATGGAGGTGCATTGTTCCGACGCAAGCCTGACCATCTGGCTGGAGGACTGGTACAACGCAGCTGGCCCAATCGACTACTTCCAGCGCGACCCGTCCCCGGCCGGACTCGCTGGCTGGCAGAAACGGGTTGGGCCGCCTTCCCCGATCGGGCATCCAAACGAGAACCTGATCTGGTCCGGACCGCGTCATTTCGTGAGTGTGCTGAATGGCACGCAGGATCCCATCTTGACCGCGGAGCATGCCATTCATATTCTGGAGATCATCTTGTCATCGGCGGAATCTGCAACCAGCGGCAAGGCCATCGCGCTGAACACGTCGTTCTAG
- a CDS encoding ABC transporter ATP-binding protein — MSAQDPQQDEVLLSVRNVTKYFPVGTAFHRMQLRALSDVSFDLKRGHVLALVGESGSGKSTAARCVARLIEPTSGEIWYKGRNVLQSEKTASLSYRGDVQMIFQDPFGSLNPVKTIDHTLRRSLQIHKKAHGGKDAAAKVTSLLDSVGLSPAEQYVSKYPYELSGGQRQRVSFARALAVEPEIILADEPISMLDVSIRMGILNLMERLKQDRGLSYLYITHDLASARYFADETTVMYGGQMVEGSESEELVTHPAHPYTQRLLDAVPDPLAEHGALAGHQRWEPPVLVDAPPGCPYAPRCPHVMPVCRDMMPGRTQLNAQHWVKCHLHGPGEPKA; from the coding sequence GTGAGCGCGCAGGATCCCCAGCAGGACGAGGTCCTGCTTTCCGTTCGCAATGTCACGAAGTACTTTCCGGTGGGAACCGCTTTTCATCGGATGCAGTTGCGCGCGCTAAGCGACGTCAGTTTCGATCTGAAACGCGGTCATGTGCTGGCGCTGGTGGGAGAATCAGGTTCTGGCAAGAGCACGGCGGCGCGCTGCGTGGCCCGGTTGATCGAACCGACCAGCGGAGAGATCTGGTACAAGGGGCGGAATGTTCTGCAATCGGAAAAGACCGCGTCGCTGAGCTATCGCGGTGATGTGCAGATGATCTTTCAGGACCCGTTTGGATCACTGAACCCGGTCAAGACGATCGACCACACCCTGCGCCGCTCTCTACAAATCCACAAGAAAGCGCACGGCGGTAAAGACGCGGCTGCCAAAGTGACTTCGTTGCTGGACAGTGTGGGGCTTTCGCCGGCCGAACAGTATGTCAGCAAGTATCCCTACGAACTCTCCGGTGGACAGCGCCAGCGTGTCTCGTTCGCGCGGGCGCTGGCGGTCGAGCCGGAGATCATCCTGGCGGATGAGCCGATCTCGATGCTCGATGTCTCGATCCGCATGGGCATTCTCAATCTCATGGAGCGCCTCAAGCAGGATCGTGGACTGTCGTATCTCTATATCACCCACGACCTGGCCAGCGCGCGCTACTTCGCCGACGAAACCACGGTCATGTATGGCGGTCAGATGGTGGAGGGATCCGAAAGCGAGGAGTTGGTCACCCATCCGGCCCACCCATATACGCAGCGGCTGCTCGATGCTGTGCCAGATCCTCTGGCAGAGCACGGGGCCCTGGCCGGGCATCAACGGTGGGAGCCGCCGGTGCTGGTCGATGCACCACCCGGTTGCCCCTACGCGCCGCGCTGCCCACATGTCATGCCGGTCTGCCGGGACATGATGCCGGGCAGAACCCAGCTCAACGCGCAGCACTGGGTGAAATGCCATTTGCACGGACCGGGCGAGCCAAAGGCGTAA
- a CDS encoding ABC transporter ATP-binding protein, whose protein sequence is MSEVQPILDVRNLRVEYMSPRGPVVAADNVTFFIKPGEVYGLAGESGCGKSTVALALLRVLGPPAVITGGEVWFRDTNVLTLDDRELEAYRWRDVAMVFQSAMNSLNPVMRIGDQIIDALQAHEQMSDRGARERVKELLQIVGIDPRRIDAYPHELSGGMRQRAVIAMALALNPPLLIMDEPTTALDVVVQQEIMQQLSDLKSQFGFSVLFITHDLSLLVEFSDRIGIMYAGEIVEEAPAKELFKDPKHPYTFGLMHSFPLVHGPRRVLTGIPGAPPNLLDPPVGCRFNSRCALAFAPCPAQRPELLQLPGNRQVACFLQDGVHDFDTSKAMRATIDDSNLIGARR, encoded by the coding sequence ATGAGCGAGGTCCAGCCCATTCTCGACGTCCGCAATCTGCGGGTCGAATACATGAGTCCGCGCGGCCCGGTGGTGGCGGCGGACAATGTGACGTTCTTCATCAAACCCGGCGAGGTCTATGGGCTGGCAGGCGAATCTGGCTGCGGGAAATCGACTGTGGCGCTGGCGCTCTTGCGCGTTCTTGGACCGCCGGCAGTGATCACTGGCGGAGAGGTCTGGTTCCGGGACACCAACGTATTGACGCTCGATGACCGGGAACTGGAGGCGTACCGCTGGCGCGATGTCGCCATGGTGTTCCAGTCGGCGATGAACTCGCTCAATCCGGTGATGCGGATTGGCGACCAGATCATCGATGCGCTGCAGGCGCACGAGCAGATGTCCGACCGGGGAGCGCGCGAGCGTGTGAAAGAGCTGCTCCAGATCGTCGGCATCGATCCGCGCCGTATCGACGCCTATCCGCATGAGCTTTCCGGCGGGATGCGGCAACGCGCCGTTATTGCCATGGCGCTGGCGCTCAACCCTCCACTGCTCATCATGGACGAGCCAACGACCGCGCTGGATGTGGTGGTGCAGCAGGAGATCATGCAACAGCTCTCGGATCTCAAATCGCAATTTGGTTTCTCGGTGCTCTTCATCACGCATGATCTCTCGTTGCTGGTCGAGTTTTCCGACCGGATCGGCATCATGTATGCCGGCGAGATCGTGGAAGAGGCTCCGGCGAAGGAACTGTTCAAGGACCCGAAACATCCCTACACCTTTGGACTGATGCATTCGTTTCCGCTGGTGCATGGTCCGCGTCGCGTGCTGACGGGGATTCCCGGCGCGCCGCCGAACCTGCTCGATCCACCGGTCGGCTGCCGGTTCAACAGCCGATGCGCGCTGGCGTTCGCGCCGTGCCCGGCGCAACGGCCGGAACTGCTCCAGCTGCCGGGCAATCGACAAGTTGCCTGTTTCCTGCAGGACGGCGTGCATGATTTCGATACCTCGAAGGCGATGCGCGCCACGATCGACGATTCGAATCTGATTGGAGCACGCCGGTGA
- a CDS encoding ABC transporter permease, producing MSLQIPVLELESEEVREIGQELPEPEQSRWASIKSYAPGWIAPLFHSKKAVLGMVILFVYVALALLAPVISPGDPKAMVGQRHLPPSREFPLGTTGLGRDVWAQTIWGARFTLQIGFLVGIATTIVGCAIGMTAGYFRGKVDDALSLMMNVFLIIPTIPLLVVLAAFVGSKNLLYFVAVLTLTGWAWPARVIRSQTLSLREKDFVAASVVVGEKGWRIIFREILPNMLSIIVASFIGSTIFAIGAQAALEFLGLGNPSQVSWGTNLYWAQNDSGLITGAWWTFVPAGVCIALVAFAFAMINYGIDEITNPRLRARSGIDKVLKQRKVKTTGTRATPVLQQAAATPVAPRSVS from the coding sequence ATGTCGTTGCAGATACCGGTTCTCGAGCTCGAATCGGAGGAAGTCCGCGAAATCGGGCAAGAGCTCCCCGAACCCGAGCAATCGCGCTGGGCCTCGATCAAGTCGTACGCGCCTGGCTGGATCGCGCCGCTCTTTCACAGCAAGAAGGCCGTCCTGGGGATGGTGATCCTCTTCGTCTACGTCGCGCTGGCGTTGTTGGCGCCGGTCATTTCCCCCGGTGATCCGAAGGCGATGGTGGGTCAGCGTCATTTGCCGCCGTCACGCGAGTTCCCGCTCGGCACCACGGGATTGGGACGCGATGTTTGGGCTCAGACGATCTGGGGGGCACGGTTCACCCTGCAGATCGGCTTCCTGGTTGGTATTGCAACCACGATCGTCGGCTGCGCGATTGGCATGACCGCGGGGTACTTCCGGGGAAAGGTCGATGATGCGCTTTCGCTGATGATGAACGTCTTTCTGATCATTCCCACCATCCCTCTGCTGGTTGTGCTGGCCGCATTTGTCGGCAGCAAGAACTTGCTCTACTTCGTGGCGGTGCTCACGCTCACCGGCTGGGCCTGGCCGGCGCGCGTGATCCGGTCGCAGACGCTTTCGTTGCGGGAGAAGGACTTCGTCGCGGCGTCAGTGGTGGTTGGGGAAAAGGGTTGGCGCATCATCTTCCGGGAGATCCTGCCCAACATGCTCTCCATCATCGTGGCCAGCTTCATCGGGTCGACCATCTTCGCCATCGGCGCGCAGGCGGCGCTCGAGTTCCTGGGACTTGGCAATCCGAGTCAGGTGAGCTGGGGGACGAATCTCTACTGGGCGCAGAACGACTCGGGTTTGATTACCGGCGCATGGTGGACCTTCGTCCCGGCGGGCGTTTGCATCGCTCTGGTGGCATTTGCGTTCGCCATGATCAACTACGGCATCGACGAAATCACCAATCCGCGGCTTCGCGCCCGGTCCGGCATCGACAAGGTGCTCAAGCAACGAAAGGTGAAGACGACTGGAACCCGGGCCACACCCGTGCTCCAGCAGGCTGCGGCCACGCCAGTGGCGCCACGGAGTGTCTCATGA
- a CDS encoding ABC transporter permease produces MRYIGRRLAFYVLAFWASITLNFFLPRLMPGDPGTAMFARLQGQVDPSQLESMRKAYGLSDEPLINQYWNYLTSVLRGDFGTSISSFPAPVIDVIRTSFFWTILLGLVALVISFALGSLLGVIGAWRRNGFVDSVLPPVLLFTGSFPYFWIATVALFFIGFKWQLLPLRHAYSDQLSPEFSLEFMLSVGKHLILPAGTIILVAIGGWMLGMRNAMISILSEDYIMMAEAKGLSQRRVMFSYAARNALLPSVTAFGMALGFVISGALVTEVVFAYPGLGYSLLVAVRQLDYPLMQGIFLMITLAVLVANLIVDLLYVRLDPRVRTG; encoded by the coding sequence GTGAGATACATTGGCCGGCGGCTTGCCTTTTACGTTCTGGCATTCTGGGCGTCGATCACGCTCAATTTTTTCCTACCCCGTCTCATGCCGGGTGACCCGGGAACTGCCATGTTCGCCCGGCTGCAAGGCCAGGTCGATCCCTCGCAGCTCGAGTCGATGCGCAAGGCATACGGACTTTCGGACGAACCGCTGATCAATCAATACTGGAACTACTTGACCAGTGTGCTGCGAGGGGACTTCGGCACGTCCATATCTTCGTTCCCGGCGCCGGTCATCGATGTGATCCGCACGAGCTTTTTCTGGACCATCCTGCTCGGATTGGTCGCGCTGGTCATCAGTTTCGCGTTGGGGAGCCTGCTGGGCGTGATCGGCGCCTGGCGCCGCAACGGGTTCGTCGATTCGGTGCTCCCTCCCGTCTTGCTCTTTACCGGGTCGTTTCCCTATTTCTGGATCGCCACGGTGGCGCTCTTTTTCATCGGATTCAAATGGCAGTTGCTCCCGTTGCGGCATGCCTATTCAGACCAGCTCTCGCCCGAGTTCAGTCTCGAGTTCATGCTGAGTGTGGGAAAGCATCTGATCTTGCCGGCGGGCACCATCATCCTCGTCGCCATTGGTGGCTGGATGTTGGGGATGCGCAATGCAATGATCTCCATCCTGTCTGAAGATTACATAATGATGGCTGAGGCGAAGGGGCTGTCGCAGCGAAGAGTCATGTTTAGCTACGCCGCCCGCAATGCGTTGCTGCCGAGTGTCACTGCGTTTGGCATGGCGCTCGGCTTTGTCATTAGCGGCGCGCTGGTGACCGAGGTGGTGTTCGCCTATCCCGGGCTGGGGTATAGCCTGCTGGTGGCAGTGCGACAGCTCGACTACCCCTTGATGCAAGGGATCTTCCTGATGATCACGCTGGCGGTGCTGGTCGCCAACCTGATCGTGGATCTCCTTTATGTGCGGCTCGATCCGCGTGTGCGAACAGGCTAG
- a CDS encoding ABC transporter substrate-binding protein, whose amino-acid sequence MTDERLKTLETIGRLVSEGKIDRRRLFQTAAALGLTGAVGGASVASTASSAMAQDSGDLNLVTISQEQQATWIKNFNPLNSADTSRWPTQGGIYEPMAIYSTPQGQLNPWLADSWEFSEDGLTLTFHMHPGVNWSDGTPLTAQDVKFTFDLLMSNEALVGTGAIRTALPHLSGVEAPDDATVVFTFSEVFTLALYDIAEQMIVPKHIWETIEDPVAELNEVPVGSGPFTNVGRFEAQYWELLKNENYWQEGKPMIDGFRFPSYPTNDAAMLGSLNGENDWFANFIPDIENTFVSKDPENFHYWFPSYGATVHLWLNTTVAPFDSVDVRKGISQAIDRAQIVNIAMYDYTHPADSSGLSDAFPAFKTEDASTQGAWVTLDVDAANAALDAAGLTKDGDVRKTADGTSMEYELLVVTGWSDWVAACEIMAANLAEVGIKATVTPLDFNAWYDKVTKGEFDMSIGWSDGGATPYSFYIGCMSTATVQPVGTLSPQNWQRFGSEEADALLAEMAATSDLEAQKAIVAQLQELYNQNAPGVPLFPGPQWGEFVTLRFDGFPNADNPYAILSTYDNPERLTVMTTIAPIAAE is encoded by the coding sequence ATGACCGACGAACGGCTCAAGACACTCGAAACGATTGGAAGGCTCGTTAGCGAAGGCAAGATCGATCGCCGCCGCCTCTTCCAGACCGCGGCCGCGCTTGGCCTCACCGGCGCTGTCGGCGGCGCCTCGGTCGCCAGCACCGCATCATCGGCAATGGCGCAGGACAGTGGTGATCTCAACTTGGTCACGATCTCCCAGGAGCAGCAGGCGACCTGGATCAAGAACTTCAACCCGCTCAACTCGGCGGATACGTCCCGCTGGCCGACGCAGGGCGGTATCTATGAGCCGATGGCGATCTACAGCACGCCGCAGGGGCAGCTCAACCCCTGGCTGGCGGACAGCTGGGAGTTCAGCGAAGACGGCCTGACGCTCACCTTCCACATGCATCCGGGCGTGAATTGGTCGGACGGGACGCCGCTGACCGCGCAGGATGTGAAGTTCACCTTCGATCTCCTGATGTCGAACGAAGCGCTTGTCGGCACCGGCGCCATCCGCACCGCGTTGCCACATCTGTCTGGCGTCGAAGCTCCGGACGATGCCACGGTGGTCTTCACCTTTTCCGAAGTCTTCACGCTGGCGCTCTACGACATCGCCGAGCAGATGATCGTGCCGAAGCACATCTGGGAGACCATCGAAGATCCCGTGGCCGAACTCAACGAAGTGCCGGTCGGGTCGGGTCCGTTCACCAACGTCGGCCGGTTCGAGGCGCAGTACTGGGAACTGTTGAAGAACGAGAACTACTGGCAGGAAGGCAAGCCGATGATCGACGGCTTCCGCTTCCCGTCGTATCCCACCAACGATGCCGCCATGCTGGGCAGCCTCAACGGCGAGAACGACTGGTTCGCGAACTTCATCCCGGATATCGAGAACACTTTCGTCTCGAAGGACCCGGAGAACTTCCACTATTGGTTCCCCTCGTATGGCGCCACGGTTCACCTCTGGCTGAACACCACGGTGGCTCCGTTCGACAGCGTGGACGTCCGCAAGGGCATCAGCCAGGCGATCGACCGCGCGCAGATCGTGAACATCGCCATGTACGACTACACCCACCCGGCCGACTCCTCCGGGTTGAGTGACGCCTTCCCAGCGTTCAAGACCGAGGACGCTTCCACCCAGGGAGCGTGGGTCACGCTCGATGTCGACGCCGCGAACGCCGCGCTCGATGCGGCCGGCTTGACCAAGGATGGCGATGTCCGCAAGACCGCTGATGGGACGTCCATGGAGTACGAGCTGCTGGTGGTGACCGGTTGGTCCGACTGGGTGGCCGCGTGCGAGATCATGGCCGCTAACCTGGCGGAAGTCGGCATCAAGGCCACGGTCACACCCCTCGACTTCAACGCGTGGTACGACAAGGTGACCAAGGGTGAATTCGACATGAGCATTGGATGGAGCGATGGCGGCGCCACGCCGTACAGCTTCTACATTGGGTGCATGTCGACCGCCACAGTTCAGCCGGTTGGCACCCTGAGCCCGCAGAACTGGCAGCGCTTTGGTTCGGAGGAAGCCGATGCGCTTCTGGCCGAGATGGCAGCCACCAGCGACCTCGAAGCCCAGAAGGCGATCGTTGCGCAACTGCAGGAGCTGTACAACCAGAATGCGCCGGGCGTGCCGCTCTTCCCGGGTCCGCAGTGGGGCGAGTTCGTTACCCTCCGCTTCGACGGGTTCCCCAACGCAGACAACCCGTACGCGATTCTCTCGACGTACGACAACCCGGAGCGGCTGACGGTCATGACGACCATCGCGCCGATTGCCGCGGAGTAA
- a CDS encoding LacI family DNA-binding transcriptional regulator → MTTLEEIATLAGVSRSTVSRVVNGDPRVSAAARQRVEAVISERHYVPNAAARSLASRRTRIIGLLISPSVGVILTDPFFTQLIEGAVRAGNDSDYILTILMETGDSPHTADRIYQRFIRSRHVDGVVILSSVVEDPIVARLQGDNFPFVLIGRHPHHTVNFVDIDNRSAATTAVAHLLQHGYRRIGIITGPANMIASIDRYAGYVNALQEAGRVPDPALTVYSDFTRRGAYRAMSHLLDRGNEPPDAMFVASDTMASGVLQALRDQGLRVPEDVAVMGFDGLDEALVSQPILSTVFQPIRELGSEGVRALIELLEHPDSAPIHRFLPYRLQIRRSCGCVEENSACSANPEGGAAA, encoded by the coding sequence GTGACGACGCTGGAAGAGATTGCAACGCTTGCGGGAGTCTCGCGATCGACCGTGTCCCGGGTCGTGAACGGAGACCCACGGGTGAGCGCCGCGGCACGTCAACGCGTCGAGGCAGTGATTTCCGAGCGTCACTATGTGCCCAACGCAGCCGCGCGCAGTCTGGCGTCGCGCCGTACCCGCATCATCGGATTGCTCATCTCTCCCTCGGTTGGCGTGATCCTCACCGATCCCTTTTTCACCCAGTTGATCGAGGGCGCGGTGCGCGCGGGCAACGACTCGGACTACATCCTCACGATCCTGATGGAGACCGGCGATTCGCCGCACACCGCCGATCGCATCTACCAACGCTTCATCCGTAGCCGGCATGTCGATGGCGTGGTGATTCTCTCCAGCGTGGTGGAGGACCCCATCGTTGCGCGTCTGCAAGGGGACAACTTTCCGTTCGTGCTGATCGGGCGTCATCCGCATCACACGGTGAACTTTGTCGATATCGACAATCGAAGCGCGGCGACCACTGCCGTGGCCCATCTGCTCCAGCACGGCTACCGCCGGATCGGCATCATCACCGGCCCGGCGAACATGATTGCCTCGATCGACCGGTATGCCGGCTATGTGAACGCGTTGCAGGAAGCCGGGCGCGTGCCCGATCCCGCGCTCACGGTCTATTCCGATTTCACCCGGCGAGGCGCCTATCGCGCGATGTCGCACCTGCTCGACCGGGGCAACGAACCGCCCGATGCCATGTTTGTGGCCAGTGACACCATGGCGTCTGGTGTGCTCCAGGCGCTGCGCGACCAGGGGTTGCGCGTGCCTGAGGATGTCGCCGTGATGGGGTTCGACGGTTTGGACGAGGCCCTGGTTTCGCAACCGATTCTATCGACCGTCTTCCAGCCGATTCGCGAACTTGGATCCGAGGGGGTCCGCGCGCTCATCGAGTTGTTGGAGCATCCCGATTCGGCTCCCATTCATCGATTTCTTCCCTATCGATTGCAGATCCGCCGGTCGTGCGGCTGCGTGGAAGAGAACAGCGCCTGCTCGGCAAACCCTGAAGGAGGTGCTGCGGCCTGA
- a CDS encoding amidohydrolase: MVASTRDLKNDIDEIMPGVIADRRHLHEHPELGFQEFETAKLVAERLESMGVEDIRTGIAVTGVTGLIKGTKTGGPEKVVLVRADMDALPILEENDVDYRSKIDGKMHACGHDAHTSMLLGVGRLLLDRRDEFSGTVKLLFQPAEEGGGGARVMIEEGVLEDPPVDLVFGQHVAAEIPVGKIELRGGPCMAAADRFDILIKGRGGHGAQPHLTVDPIAVGAQIVTALQTIVAREVDPTKEAVVTVGAFIAGDASNVIPDTATMRGTLRSFDPEVRALLGRRVGEIATGIASAMRAEVEYRYDPGYPATINDPVETEKVREIAAEVVGEENVITHDLQMGAEDFSYFLERKPGCFFFTGTRDEENGIYWGHHHPKFDVAEDGMAVGMEVMVRTVLNALNEE; this comes from the coding sequence ATGGTCGCTTCCACGCGGGACCTGAAGAACGATATCGACGAGATCATGCCCGGTGTGATCGCCGACCGGCGGCATCTGCACGAGCACCCAGAACTGGGGTTCCAGGAGTTCGAAACCGCCAAGCTGGTGGCCGAGCGGCTGGAATCGATGGGGGTCGAGGATATCCGCACGGGCATTGCGGTCACCGGCGTGACCGGGCTGATCAAGGGCACGAAAACGGGTGGCCCGGAGAAAGTCGTGCTCGTGCGCGCCGATATGGACGCCCTGCCGATTCTGGAAGAGAACGACGTCGACTACCGTTCCAAGATCGACGGCAAGATGCACGCCTGTGGGCACGACGCGCATACCTCGATGCTGCTCGGCGTGGGCCGGCTGCTGCTCGACCGGCGCGATGAGTTCAGTGGCACAGTCAAGTTGCTCTTCCAGCCGGCCGAAGAGGGCGGCGGCGGCGCGCGTGTCATGATCGAGGAGGGAGTGCTCGAGGATCCGCCTGTCGATCTCGTCTTCGGTCAGCACGTGGCGGCTGAGATCCCGGTTGGAAAAATCGAGCTGCGCGGGGGACCGTGCATGGCGGCCGCGGACCGGTTCGATATTCTCATCAAGGGACGCGGCGGACACGGGGCGCAACCGCACCTGACGGTCGATCCGATCGCGGTGGGCGCGCAGATCGTGACCGCGTTGCAGACCATTGTGGCGCGCGAGGTCGACCCGACCAAGGAAGCGGTCGTCACGGTCGGAGCATTTATCGCGGGCGATGCCTCCAATGTCATTCCGGACACCGCCACCATGCGCGGCACGCTGCGCTCGTTCGATCCCGAGGTGCGGGCGTTGCTTGGGCGCCGTGTGGGCGAGATCGCGACTGGCATCGCGTCGGCCATGCGCGCCGAGGTGGAGTACCGCTACGATCCGGGCTATCCGGCCACTATCAACGATCCAGTCGAGACCGAGAAGGTGCGCGAGATCGCGGCTGAGGTCGTCGGCGAGGAGAACGTCATTACCCACGACCTGCAGATGGGAGCCGAGGACTTCAGCTACTTCCTGGAGCGGAAACCAGGTTGCTTCTTCTTCACCGGAACGCGGGATGAAGAGAACGGCATCTACTGGGGACACCATCATCCGAAGTTCGATGTTGCCGAAGATGGCATGGCGGTCGGCATGGAGGTAATGGTCCGCACGGTCCTGAACGCCTTGAACGAGGAGTAA